In Calonectris borealis chromosome 22, bCalBor7.hap1.2, whole genome shotgun sequence, one genomic interval encodes:
- the LOC142091744 gene encoding olfactory receptor 5A2-like, producing the protein MANGECRNKTVITTFLLLEFGNIPEMPSFLFLLFLVIYIVTVIGNILIFVLVVADRHLHKPTYFFLCNLSCLETCYSSAVLPRMLSSFLTGDKSISIGSCITQFYFLGCLAVSRSFLLSVMSYDQYLAACTPFHYRAVMNSRYCLQPVAWPWMNGFLVMAISCFLISQHSFCGPKFIGHLFCDFTPVIKLSCGDTSLTELLVFILSSVCALPTFLLTLLSYIRIITTVLRMSSTTGVQKAFSTCFSHLIVITVFYGSLRIVYVLPKTKTLRALNKVFSVFYTVLTPLLNPLIYSLSIERRRTL; encoded by the coding sequence ATGGCAAATGGggaatgtagaaataaaacagtCATCACAACATTTCTGCTCCTGGAATTTGGGAATATCCCAGAAATgccatcttttctcttcctccttttcttggtGATCTACATTGTGACTGTGATTGGCAacatcctcatttttgttttggtggtggctGATCGGCACCTCCACAAACCCACGTACTTCTTCCTGTGCAACTTGTCCTGCTTGGAGACCTGCTACAGCTCTGCCGTCCTGCCCAGGATGTTGTCCAGCTTTCTGACTGGGGACAAGAGCATTTCTATTGGCAGCTGCATcacacaattttatttccttggttGCCTAGCAGTCAGCAGAAGTTTTCTCTTATCGGTGATGTCCTACGATCAGTATTTAGCAGCGTGCACACCCTTTCACTACAGAGCTGTCATGAATAGCAGATACTGTCTGCAGCCTGTAGCTTGGCCTTGGATGAATGGTTTCCTTGTTATGGCCATAAGCTGCTTCCTGATTTCACAACATTCCTTCTGTGGTCCCAAGTTTATCGGTCATCTCTTTTGTGATTTCACGCCAGTGATAAAACTCTCTTGCGGTGACACCAGCCTGACCGAACTGTTGGTGTTCATCCTCTCGTCAGTATGTGCACTACCCACTTTCCTACTAACCCTGCTGTCCTACATACGTATCATCACCACTGTCCTGAGAATGTCTTCCACCACTGGGGTGCAAAAGGctttttccacttgcttttcCCACCTCATTGTTATTACAGTTTTTTATGGAAGCTTAAGAATTGTTTATGTCCTGCCAAAAACTAAGACTCTCAGAGCACTGAATAAAGTCTTCTCAGTTTTCTACACTGTTTTGACTCCACTgctcaaccccctcatctacagtcTGAGCATAGAGAGGCGAAGGACCCTCTGA
- the LOC142091745 gene encoding olfactory receptor 6C74-like, with amino-acid sequence MENQTTVMQFILLGLADDDQLQYVFFTTLLVTYILSLTGNILIITITLINRHLHTPMYFFLRNFSIIEIGFTTTVIPKALANLALGKKTISLRGCLTQTFLYFMLGTTEFLLLAIMSFDRYVAICKPLHYVAIMNSQVCSLLAIAAWIGGAVLILSPSVVYFQMPFCGSNIINHFFCDSTPMIELKCGNTKVLECMILISAVFTLLGSLAITAVSYINIIAAVVKIPAVAGRQKAFSTCASHLTVVSVTYGSCIFMYLTQTNRLDLSKVVSILNTVVSPLLNPFIYSLRNTQLQEALRESIKWSIVISKHPEI; translated from the coding sequence ATGGAGAATCAAACAACAGTGATGCAGTTCATCCTCTTGGGtcttgctgatgatgatcaactCCAGTATGTGTTCTTTACCACCCTATTAGTCACCTACATCTTGAGTTTAACAGGTAACATtctcatcatcaccatcaccCTGATAAACCGTCATCTTCACActcccatgtacttcttcctcaggAACTTCTCCATCATAGAGATTGGCTTTACCACCACTGTCATTCCCAAAGCATTGGCCAACTTGGCTTTAGgcaaaaaaacaatttctttaagGGGTTGTCTCACTCAAACTTTTCTCTACTTCATGCTAGGTACCACTGAGTTTCTCCTGTTAGCTATAATGTCTTTTGACAGGTACGTGGCCATCTGCAAACCTCTACACTATGTGGCCATTATGAATTCACAAGTCTGCAGCCTGCTGGCGATTGCTGCCTGGATTGGTGGGGCTGTCCTTATTCTTTCTCCATCAGTGGTATATTTCCAGATGCCATTCTGTGGTTCAAACATCAttaatcattttttctgtgaTAGCACACCAATGATTGAGCTCAAATGTGGAAATACCAAGGTCCTAGAGTGCATGATTTTAATCTCAGCAGTGTTCACCCTACTGGGTAGCCTAGCTATTACAGCTGTATCCTATATCAACATCATTGCTGCTGTGGTCAAAATCCCCGCTGTGGCTGGCAGACAGAAAGCCTTTTCCACCTGTGCCTCTCACCTCACTGTGGTGTCTGTGACATATGGCAGCTGCATCTTCATGTACCTCACCCAGACCAACAGACTGGACCTCAGCAAGGTGGTGTCCATCTTGAACACTGTGGTATCTCCTCTGCTCAATCCATTCATCTATAGCTTGAGGAACACACAGTTGCAAGAGGCCCTAAGGGAGAGCATCAAATGGAGTATAGTTATTTCTAAACACCCAGAAATTTGA